In Paracholeplasma morum, the genomic window ACGTATTTCAATGCACAAAACCTTTCATTTCCTGTGAAAAAAATGGTATGTTCGTTAGTCTTATTATAACAAATAAATGTATTTGAGTATTGTACAGCTGGATAAATATCGTCATACTTCCATATAATGGTTTCGTTATTCATCGTATATGAAAAATGATCCTTATACAAACTTAAACTGGTTTCACCCAATAACTTCTTCTTTCGTCCTTTTAATTCATATAGCGAAACCACATCTACCGAAAGAACCTTGTCATCCGATGAATGGATCACTTCTTCAACTACTTTCGATTGGAAATTATACCAATCCGTGGTTCTTTCAAAGTACTGAGTTCCACCTAAGTTTTCTAGCAACCCATAGTGGTTGTACTTGAGTTTTAAAGCTGAACTTGTGTCATAAACATAGTCACCTTCTGAGTAAATGGTTCCTAACTTCTTAGTTACTGGAGATATGAAAAAGGCTCTTTCGATGTACTCAGCTTTATCTTTACCTTTAAATGGACGGGGATTGATTTTTTGCATATCAAAGTCGTTCACACCCAACCCACTAACGATATGATTGTAAATCTCATCGATAGACAAATCTTTATAGTCTTCATAAGTCCATGTTTGATGAACGTATCCTCTGACTTTTCCTCTTCTATATTTCTTACTCCAACGAGGCGATGTTAAATATCCGCCTTCGATTCGATAAAAAAGCACCGGAAGTTTTAATAGCTTAACAAGCTTGGCAGTAGAAAAAGGAATGGTCATCGGTTTTCCACTAAACGTTCTGTTCCCTTCTGGGAAAATCCCAATTGAACCACCAGACTTCGAAACTCTAATCATGTTTTTTACTGTATCTGTATCTGCCTTATACTTAGATTTGGATATAGGCTGAACGAGATAAGAAATGATTTTTGA contains:
- a CDS encoding lysophospholipid acyltransferase family protein — encoded protein: MKKRFRHVLFYTLFRPLFRIGIWIRYRYWGKKYRNKDVKGPYLILGNHTMNADPFMLALSFREPIYFVASDMIFTIPVLSKIISYLVQPISKSKYKADTDTVKNMIRVSKSGGSIGIFPEGNRTFSGKPMTIPFSTAKLVKLLKLPVLFYRIEGGYLTSPRWSKKYRRGKVRGYVHQTWTYEDYKDLSIDEIYNHIVSGLGVNDFDMQKINPRPFKGKDKAEYIERAFFISPVTKKLGTIYSEGDYVYDTSSALKLKYNHYGLLENLGGTQYFERTTDWYNFQSKVVEEVIHSSDDKVLSVDVVSLYELKGRKKKLLGETSLSLYKDHFSYTMNNETIIWKYDDIYPAVQYSNTFICYNKTNEHTIFFTGNERFCALKYVMFAKAYQKVVLNYDSEL